The genomic segment TATTTTATGGCCAATGACGTTAATTTTAAAAGAGAGTCTGACACAAGGGCAAATCCATTTTTGAGAACCAGATATACATCCTCACTTCAATTCAGGTCAAAACTCAAACCATGCAATTATATACCAGACCCACAATAATAAAATGTGGGAAGGCTAactgttaacctttttttttttttttttttttttaaataaaaactgtattttatcagACACCAGACAGGAATAGAAGACAAAGGGAGGAGTATGACCACTGAAGTTTAACTTCCCCAATAGTCTGTGTTTAAAATGCTGTAATTAACTATGAGCAACATATTTGAGGGAGAGATGTGTTAATTTGGATGTTTAGAGGTCTGGCAATAATTTTCTTTACAGGaagttttaatcctttttttccccctctttcttgaGAAGTAAATGTTCTTCACTGGGGTAGAGCGTGGCTCAGATGCAACAGAAGAGTATTGTCATGACTTGCCAGTTAAAATTGACATCTAGGATTGTCGAAGACAAGGGTCAATAAAAGCAGCACATAATACCCCAATAATAATGTAGCTAGTAATTTCCCCAAAattaagttgttgttgttgttttaaaacagcCTTTATTACAAGGCATGAGAATTCTAAGGCAAATTGTTCATCATGGCAGAACATCAAATCAAAACAACAGTGACAGAATTAAGCAGGAAATGGAGGGAATGGTTGTGTTATCTTAGCAAAAGTTTAGTCTACTGTGCCACAGCACCTAATTTATAATTCTCATCCCTAGACAAAAATTGTATCAAATTAGACTACAATGCTTAAGATTAAAACCATTTCCCTATGTTTGTACACTGAATAATGCAATAGGGCTGGACCCTAATAGAACAGCCTCTAGACGGACTCCACAGTAcataataaaaaggaataaaattaacACCATTGTaggctctgcttccttctccacatTACATTAACGTATTATATTAAAACTAAATCTCCATGAATGTTTGGGTACATTTCaacactatttaaaaacaaaaaaaaaagcttcaaaattaGATGCTGTTAAGTTATTAAACACCAATTAAACAAAGAGTGCCCTTTGGGCTATTTGCAATTTCTCCTACTTTTCAGTCTGATGTCCACAGTGCTACATGCTGGAAAGCACAAGAAATTTTGCATGAATTTGATCACTCACATAGGCAGTTATGTTTTGAAAACCAATGTTTTTCGCAAGAATTACCAATGAAATAATGTTTTAGGACACAATTGAATTTGAAATAGGTAATGTTTTGAATAGTTTTTTGAGTTTTATTGAAATCTTACATGAACAAGAAATTGGAAATACAATCACATCAAGGAACAAATTGCCACGGCTTTGACGTTTTTAAGCCAAACAAATTTTGTAGGGCAGATTTTCAAAAAGGTGTGAAGttataacaatttaaaaacacagttaaCCTACTTCTAGGAATGCAAAACATACAATCATGTTATTTTCAATACAAGAAAACTTAATTTGTTGTAATTTCTTAAAACTACTAAGACAAAGCACTAGCTTTTACTTTTATGTACAGCATACTCCTATGTAGTCTATcccaaatccaaaaaaaaaacaaaaacaaaaaacaaaaaacctgtccAAAACCAGAGGTTCTGCAAAATCATGATTGAACAGTGTGCCATTCCTGCTTTTAAACTGCTAAAATGAAGCCTAAAATGATAAAAGCATTGAAACCCCATATGGAGTTCAGGAATTCTGCAAGCCCAGTAATGTCCAAGTGcgtttatgaaaaagaaaactaagagaCTCGAGTATATACACAATAGAGTGATTCTTCAGCCCAATACAAATGGCAGCCAATCGCTACTGAAGGATGAAACATTAAGCCAATTTTGTTTTGAAGGATGTAGAGCTATAGCCAATTCTATGTTGCCAATATTCTCAATCCCTCCTCACTTGTCTACTTCCACTGTTGCCCATAAGTATCCTGATAAAATTCCTGGTTGTCATTATTGTAACCATAGTTACCGGCATAGTCACCACCTTGCTGGAGCGGCTGCTGAGCGATGGGTTGGGAGCCCCAGTTCTGCTGGTTGTTGGTCTGACGGCGCTTGGAATCAGGTTGGTTGTACCCATCTGCCTTTCTCTTGCCTCCTACGTTGCCCCCACGGTTGCCCCTGGCTCCACGAGCACCAcgtcctctctgctgctgtgcaggacccCCTCTCCCACCCCTGGCTCCTCTTGGCggtcccatgggtgccccccTCTGTGAATAGCCAGCTCTACCTCTTGGTGGTGGTGCTCCCCGCCCCCTAGGAGGTGGAGGAGCGCCtctcccaccccttcctcctcctcctcttcctcttataGCATAGCCATCATCATAGCCGTAATAGGGATCTTCATAGCCACCACGGTAGTCATGATAGTCATAACCATAATAATCATCATAATAATCTTCATAGCCATAGTAATCTGGGGGATAGCCATATCCACCTCTCCCTCCACGGCCTCGGCCTCTAATAGGAGGTGGCATGCGAGGCGGAGGGTAGTAATAATAGTCTTCATACCtgttaaggaaaagaaacatgcatTAATTTATCTTCAGAAGTCTCCCAAAATAAACTACAGTTTTTTCCCATATTAATTAACAGTATACAGTATGGAGAAAAGTGACTCATTCTTTTAACTAGCTCATATTTTGCAGCAGAAGTCCGTTCAGTATCACAGCAGTGCAAAAATGAACACTCACGCAGTGCTTCTGGAGGCTTGTCTGGCAGCCTGACgttccttccttttcttatcaGGCGGTTTTGCTAACACTATTTCAATTTCTTCCCCTTCTAtctcttttccattcatttcattcATAGCCTGTACAAAAATTAGAAGAGAAACATctaaaaaaatcacttccattCAACAGGAAAGTACgactttctgaaagaaagcagctgggctgctgcagaataAACTGCTTTCTATGCTTGATTTCTGTCCTCTAGATACATCAAATACATCTAGGATACATCAAATTCTATTCAAGTCCCTCTTTATCCATCAGCTACACTGAAGCAGgacttttttatataaaatatttttctttgtatcataaagtaaaataattggATTAAGATACTTatctaaaaacatttcaaagaaaacatcAGCGGAAGTTCTCACTACTCACTGACACAAAAACAGCTTACTCGTAAGCCAGTTAGAAAGCACGCACAAGAAGAGTAATAGTAATATATTTGGACTTCCTAACCAGTCAAACACGCTATGTGAATGTCTCCAAGGACATCAAGTATTTTACACTCAGTTGactctgaatgattttttttttgggcggggggaggggaagggggagggacaGGGAGATTTTAGGCCACCTGCTGAGGAAAAGACTACTGAAACCTGGTGATCTCATCAAGTAAGGCAACAATCTTCCAGAAAAGTAGTGTCCATGTGAAATTTGTAGCTATCAAATGCATACTCAAATAGAACTTAATACAGGTGGCATACGCACAAAGTGCAATCAGGACTCCACCTCCAGCTCTATCTTGGGTTATCTACTTTGCATGTAGTATTTCTGGGTACCAGTATATGCATTAACAAAGACTTCACAGGTCTCTACAGCTATATGCCTCCCCAAAATAGTAAAGATTATGGCTAATTTATTCCAAAGGAGGTATGAAAATAAGCATACTCTGGAATCAATGAGCCAATTCTGTCTTCCATGCATTAATATCTTAATAATGCTTTAGTTAAATAAACCAAACACCTATTCACAGGAATTTGTAAATTACAACAATCTGTAAACCAATTTAGCGGCCATAAAACAGAGGGGGAGATGTGGTAACATTCCAGCTTGTTTCAGGGAAGAAGAATATTATTAGAGACGCTCTAGTACTGATTTTGGTCCGACTCTTCATAGAAGAATGTCAGCCGCTAGCAGTGTTCAGTTGCTCAAATGCAACAGAGAACTTAGAATAAAGATTTTCTGGGAAGTTTGAGGGACAGAGGCTAATGCGTTTTTAAGACATACTGCATTAAAACATGTCAGGAAATAAATGTCACTGACTTACCCTTTCTGGGAATTCAGGCTTCCTTACCCTCTCTTGGACAGGGTCCAAGACTATCCAAACTGGCTTCCCAACTTCATAACTATGAGTGACATTCATGCTAAAGCCATATTCATAAAGCATTCTGAAAAGACTTCAAGGTACATAAcacctccctcccacctccacAAAAATCTATGTaggtatttaaaaacaagagaaagtGATTTCTGTAAAACTTAAGCCCCTGAAATACAAACAGCAGAGACTAATGACTTTCTTAACTGCTCTTAGATACAGAGAAAAAGATTATTTAGAACTGCTTTGAAGCTCAAAATAACCATCTTTAATGTTTAAGAACCAGTTTAAGTGAAATGCTCTAGGGAGCATGTACGGTTaaaggtagggaaaaaaaatgcattgaagGAGATGCTAGCATCATTCCTCTCCCTTTCACAAATTACTTCAACTACCTTGCAATTTCTATTCACGAATTTGTCACCCTAAAAACTACACAAAAGCCTTTAAAGAGGGGTCTTTGAGAGACAACTAATACCTTCTGCCAgtgtttcctcagaaaaaaaactgtctaggttgatttttttcctctcttctctagaCTCTCCTGCATTGGTCTAGATATCTTTTCCAGTCTATTTGTTTGCTACAGTTTTGTCCTTTGAAAGTTTCACATCCTCCTAGCTACTGAAATCACAGGAACAAAATCCTTACAATTAAAATTCTTGCAATGGGACCTTATTAAATGTGCTCTACAGATTGTCTCACCACGTTATATATTGCAAAGAAATTCTTAAAAACATTCGTAGAAAATAAACTGCTCACATCTGATTCCgctaaggggagggaaaaaaaaaaaaaaagaataatcagcTTACCTTCACTGCTGCCCCTCTGTCCTCAAAATGAACAAAAGCATAGTCCTTCAACTTTTTTACTCTTTCCAGCTTTCCAAACTCAGAAAAGGATTTCTCCAGAATTTCTTCTGTCACAGTGGTGGCCAAGTTTCTTACGAATAAAACTTTCACCTATTGAAAAACGAGTATGAAAGTTGCGAACCCAAAATCACGCATCAAAGGAAATGAACATTAACTAAAAAGATATTACTGTCTTCTATGCATTAACGATTTTTAGCTAATCCTGTAAATTCTGTGCCTGCTTCCAGACAAGACAGCCTTGTAGTTATCTGCATGAAATTTCTACACCTACTGTCCTTCCACACTTCCCCTCCATGATCAGCAGCATATCCAACATTCATTTTCTGCTTCTGGGATGCTACAAGTCCCAGTAAAATTTTTGTAACAGACTTCTAGAGCAGCAAAGAATTTTCCCAAAACACAGGGATAAAGAGCAAAATGTCATTCCCTGTGTTGTACTTCACCAAGTCCTCTTACTCTGGGAAGTGCTCTTCTAAAATATCCACCTACTACTCATTAACAGCAGAAGCAGAACGCTAAGGAGACAGACTTGTGTGCCAATCCAGCAGGATAATTCTGTATATATTAATCTAAATAGGAATAGCCAGTTGGAACAACCATGTTCCTGATGTGTTGCACAGGCAACTGATTTACAGCATCCAATGACGTTTCCAATTACCTTTGCCATGACTTCTGGATCAGGCTCCTCTACTGGGTCAGCCCACTCCACTGTCACAACATTTCCCCAGACTTTTACTTTCCCACTCATCAGGCGGCGTCGAGCTTGCGCTGCTGACTTGTGATCTTCATATTCCAAGAAGCAGAATCCCCGATTCTTCTTTTTATCATCAGGTTGATGATAGAGGATGACATCCACCAAACCCTCTGAAAAACATGTCTTTAGTAttgagcttaaaagaaaaaaaaaaaaaaaccacacctgaACTCTACCCAAAACAAGTTAAATCATTTTAATACGTAGCCTCTGAACTTAACACCTGAAGTGAAAGTAGCGTGAAAGAGTAGcatgaaaaaatgaagaaaacaaatcaaaattggATATCCACATAAATACATCCAATTTACCTACAAACAGGTTACCTAGAAGGTAAAATTCTCCAAAACAGACTTACCTCAAAACTAGGCCCTGCAAGACATCAACACAAACAGTTCACACAGTGACAGTTTGCTATATATTCTTTTACCATTTTTACATTTGTGAAAAGCAGTCAGCACTACTACATGGTATCTCCCATGCCTCCAGGGGAAGCTGGAGAGTTTCTTCCACATCTCTCCAAAAAGAGGAGAGATAAGGAAATGAATATTCACCTTCTGTTTTCATCACTTCCCTGCAGTACTTATAAATAGCAATCCTAAAAAAGAAGCAATAGATTAAAACTTTCCTACAGGAAGAAGAGCAGGTGATCAAGATTTTAACCTCTCATATAAAGCACAAGCATCCTTCCAGCGACGAGCTGATTGACTGTTCCTATCCACTGCATATACTGGGGAACATTAAAATTCCCTGTAACCTGATTCAATATTGCCTCTCAGCTGATTTCTTTGTGCTGCTTCCCTGTCATTCTTCAATATACTTTCTTTTGAGGATCCTCAAAAACTTCTCAGACAAGAAACTATTGTAGATCCAATGAAAAACACAGATCCTTAAACACTAACCTCGAACAGATAACAGAACTAGGACTTCCACATTTTTTCTAAGTTAATTCATGCTGTTTCTATCTCACATTGTAACCCTACAACATCAATAACGTCACAAGCAGTAAGACAAAGCAAACTCAGAATATACACTAGTCCCTTTACGCTCCATCACAAAATACTTCTCATAGATAAGATTTCTACCAAAAATAAACTTGGACTCCAACTTGAAATAGTTTTAAAtgatatctgaaagaacctgctGCAAAGCTAGAACTACAAAAGAGAGACCAAAATGGTATTTTGGGATCAGTGCAACAAACCTAAAATGCTCCTTACCTGTGACTTTACTGAACTCTTCCAATATGTTTTCCTTGGTCTTGTTCTTTGGAATTGACCCAACAAATAACCTGTTGTTTGCCACAGAGATGCATACTCCAAGGTGCTTCCCAGGACGAATTTCATAGTTGTCACACTGCAAAAATAAGCCACCAGTCATTTGCATTACCCATTACAATATGGGTGAAAAGAACCCTAAAAAAATCAGACAGTCAGCTATTCCCTTCAGACTCTCTAATCTTTATACATTGATATTGAATTCACGTGGCAGAAGAATTATTAGAACTGTGATATTTGGTCAGCATTGACTTAAGAGGAATGTTGGCGAGTTTAGGTCTTCCGCTGAAAACTTTGAATATTCTGTTGAATGGGAAGCTACAGAAATAGACTGATGTACAGGGAACAGGACCTAGATACAAACTGTAGGGGATAGACTGATTCACATACTGTTCATCTCACGCTTGAAAGCTACTTCGAGACAAAAGATGGCTTCTTCCTGTAGTTGGACTGACCACTGCTCACTACTGCTGTTACTAAAACACAAACACATAGCCTTCTAGATACTGTGAGTACTTCCACTTTTTTCAGTTGGCTTACTTTGATAGCTTCTTAACATAGAGCATGCTTGCTCTGCGACGCTCACAAGCCTAATTTACAGTACGGTGTGCTTCCTCGTTTCTTCCCCTCCTACTCTCCTGGCAGAGATTTTCTGGTATACCTGTAAATGGTATACCTCTATTGTTTCAGctttccataaaatatttaaaatactgtcatTTAGCCTATCTCTTCATATCACACTTCTAGCCACAGTTAGATTACTCTATGGATAACAACATTCCTTGACAGATCTTTACAGACCAGAGAAttcaacctttaaaaaaaaaagtttactaaaATTCAAGACAGACATCATCATCTTTGGTTTAGGTAGGATTTTCAAACGGGCTTAAGTCTGATCAACAGCCAGTTTCTGAAAATCCACCaattttttaagaataaattttcAGCCATTTTTACCCTAGCTGAGACAGTCATACACATGACAGAGCAATACCTTGAATAACCTTCATATTCATGAAGAATTAAAGAAAGTTAAAGTACCACAAGCTATCAAATAAGACCACATTAGGGAagacaaaaacatttcagaattttgCCTCACACAACAGTGCTTTGTAACTCAGTAAAATTTTGAGCTTTAGTGCTATGAACTTAATCTGAATCTACCTTTCCAAGTATAGCTCATAAAGCCATTTTACCCCCAAAATCAATCCTATTCCCACCGGTACATGTACATCTGAAGCACAGCATTCACACAGTGTAGAAGCAAAAAAACTTGAAATTTCAACTTATTTTCGGTACTGGATAAACCTCGCTTTTCTATCAAGGCTGAATTAGCATCAAAATTTTGAATGTGCTGGCCCTCATTACTTTTTCCCTACTAGCCTGTAGAAAATCTTGTACAAGCCTGTCCCAGATAATTAATGTTAGTAAAGTTGGGAGGGgagaagcagcttttctccttCAGAAGTGAAAGTAACTCAGCATCCATCACTCATCTTCAAACACTGAAATCCAAAAGCAATCAATTTCAAAGATATACTTCACGTGAGTTTAAACAGATATTCAAGCaggtattaagaaaaataaaacctaaaaacaaaacaaaaacccaacactAAGTGAGGATATACAAATCCTAATCCTAAAGCCCAATATAACAATTGCAACTATACCTAAATACATGAAGTATTTAGGGAGGGAAAATGTACACTGGAACATTTAGATGCAGCGACTCCTTCTGAAACCTTTACACTGAGCTACGACTGCTTCTTAAATGTCCTTATCTATTCCAGCTGAAAAAAACAAGATGTTTGGggtttctcccccctccccccaatttaTCCAGGATCAACTGAATTGCATTGAAGCAAATGGGATCCAG from the Struthio camelus isolate bStrCam1 chromosome 23, bStrCam1.hap1, whole genome shotgun sequence genome contains:
- the HNRNPR gene encoding heterogeneous nuclear ribonucleoprotein R isoform X1, with the protein product MRRRRSARHLPSLLGPELRRAGPAPLLNFFQQHNKMANQVNGNAVQLKEEEEPMDTSSVTHTEHYKTLIEAGLPQKVAERLDEIFQTGLVAYVDLDERAIDALREFNEEGALSVLQQFKESDLSHVQNKSAFLCGVMKTYRQREKQGSKVQESTKGPDEAKIKALLERTGYTLDVTTGQRKYGGPPPDTVYSGVQPGIGTEVFVGKIPRDLYEDELVPLFEKAGPIWDLRLMMDPLSGQNRGYAFITFCSKDAAQEAVKLCDNYEIRPGKHLGVCISVANNRLFVGSIPKNKTKENILEEFSKVTEGLVDVILYHQPDDKKKNRGFCFLEYEDHKSAAQARRRLMSGKVKVWGNVVTVEWADPVEEPDPEVMAKVKVLFVRNLATTVTEEILEKSFSEFGKLERVKKLKDYAFVHFEDRGAAVKAMNEMNGKEIEGEEIEIVLAKPPDKKRKERQAARQASRSTAYEDYYYYPPPRMPPPIRGRGRGGRGGYGYPPDYYGYEDYYDDYYGYDYHDYRGGYEDPYYGYDDGYAIRGRGGGGRGGRGAPPPPRGRGAPPPRGRAGYSQRGAPMGPPRGARGGRGGPAQQQRGRGARGARGNRGGNVGGKRKADGYNQPDSKRRQTNNQQNWGSQPIAQQPLQQGGDYAGNYGYNNDNQEFYQDTYGQQWK
- the HNRNPR gene encoding heterogeneous nuclear ribonucleoprotein R isoform X4, translated to MKTYRQREKQGSKVQESTKGPDEAKIKALLERTGYTLDVTTGQRKYGGPPPDTVYSGVQPGIGTEVFVGKIPRDLYEDELVPLFEKAGPIWDLRLMMDPLSGQNRGYAFITFCSKDAAQEAVKLCDNYEIRPGKHLGVCISVANNRLFVGSIPKNKTKENILEEFSKVTEGLVDVILYHQPDDKKKNRGFCFLEYEDHKSAAQARRRLMSGKVKVWGNVVTVEWADPVEEPDPEVMAKVKVLFVRNLATTVTEEILEKSFSEFGKLERVKKLKDYAFVHFEDRGAAVKAMNEMNGKEIEGEEIEIVLAKPPDKKRKERQAARQASRSTAYEDYYYYPPPRMPPPIRGRGRGGRGGYGYPPDYYGYEDYYDDYYGYDYHDYRGGYEDPYYGYDDGYAIRGRGGGGRGGRGAPPPPRGRGAPPPRGRAGYSQRGAPMGPPRGARGGRGGPAQQQRGRGARGARGNRGGNVGGKRKADGYNQPDSKRRQTNNQQNWGSQPIAQQPLQQGGDYAGNYGYNNDNQEFYQDTYGQQWK
- the HNRNPR gene encoding heterogeneous nuclear ribonucleoprotein R isoform X3 yields the protein MRRRRSARHLPSLLGPELRRAGPAPHNKMANQVNGNAVQLKEEEEPMDTSSVTHTEHYKTLIEAGLPQKVAERLDEIFQTGLVAYVDLDERAIDALREFNEEGALSVLQQFKESDLSHVQNKSAFLCGVMKTYRQREKQGSKVQESTKGPDEAKIKALLERTGYTLDVTTGQRKYGGPPPDTVYSGVQPGIGTEVFVGKIPRDLYEDELVPLFEKAGPIWDLRLMMDPLSGQNRGYAFITFCSKDAAQEAVKLCDNYEIRPGKHLGVCISVANNRLFVGSIPKNKTKENILEEFSKVTEGLVDVILYHQPDDKKKNRGFCFLEYEDHKSAAQARRRLMSGKVKVWGNVVTVEWADPVEEPDPEVMAKVKVLFVRNLATTVTEEILEKSFSEFGKLERVKKLKDYAFVHFEDRGAAVKAMNEMNGKEIEGEEIEIVLAKPPDKKRKERQAARQASRSTAYEDYYYYPPPRMPPPIRGRGRGGRGGYGYPPDYYGYEDYYDDYYGYDYHDYRGGYEDPYYGYDDGYAIRGRGGGGRGGRGAPPPPRGRGAPPPRGRAGYSQRGAPMGPPRGARGGRGGPAQQQRGRGARGARGNRGGNVGGKRKADGYNQPDSKRRQTNNQQNWGSQPIAQQPLQQGGDYAGNYGYNNDNQEFYQDTYGQQWK
- the HNRNPR gene encoding heterogeneous nuclear ribonucleoprotein R isoform X2; the encoded protein is MRRRRSARHLPSLLGPELRRAGPAPQHNKMANQVNGNAVQLKEEEEPMDTSSVTHTEHYKTLIEAGLPQKVAERLDEIFQTGLVAYVDLDERAIDALREFNEEGALSVLQQFKESDLSHVQNKSAFLCGVMKTYRQREKQGSKVQESTKGPDEAKIKALLERTGYTLDVTTGQRKYGGPPPDTVYSGVQPGIGTEVFVGKIPRDLYEDELVPLFEKAGPIWDLRLMMDPLSGQNRGYAFITFCSKDAAQEAVKLCDNYEIRPGKHLGVCISVANNRLFVGSIPKNKTKENILEEFSKVTEGLVDVILYHQPDDKKKNRGFCFLEYEDHKSAAQARRRLMSGKVKVWGNVVTVEWADPVEEPDPEVMAKVKVLFVRNLATTVTEEILEKSFSEFGKLERVKKLKDYAFVHFEDRGAAVKAMNEMNGKEIEGEEIEIVLAKPPDKKRKERQAARQASRSTAYEDYYYYPPPRMPPPIRGRGRGGRGGYGYPPDYYGYEDYYDDYYGYDYHDYRGGYEDPYYGYDDGYAIRGRGGGGRGGRGAPPPPRGRGAPPPRGRAGYSQRGAPMGPPRGARGGRGGPAQQQRGRGARGARGNRGGNVGGKRKADGYNQPDSKRRQTNNQQNWGSQPIAQQPLQQGGDYAGNYGYNNDNQEFYQDTYGQQWK